One genomic window of Clostridioides sp. ES-S-0054-01 includes the following:
- a CDS encoding cation transporter, whose translation MDNYKKVKQVLWIILFANFIVALLKIIIGNQIKSYSMTADGFHSLSDGASNVVGLIGIFFASKPKDKNHPYGHKKFEIITSLFISGMLFVIAVKIILSAVLRITNPIVPSITIESLIALVITLFINIFVCMYEYRVGTKLNSYVLISDSLHTRSDIFVSLGVLVTLVGVKLGFPVIMESIVPIIISAFIIYSAYGIFRPSIGILVDRVAVDEDYIKEIVFEFNEVRDVHNIRSRGSKSSIYIDMHVMVEPFISVEQSHALTHKIEKQIQEEINENAQVIVHIEPFYSF comes from the coding sequence ATGGATAACTATAAGAAAGTGAAGCAAGTATTATGGATAATTTTATTTGCTAATTTTATAGTAGCATTATTAAAAATCATTATTGGTAATCAAATAAAAAGCTATAGTATGACAGCAGATGGATTTCATTCTTTGTCAGATGGAGCATCAAATGTAGTGGGGCTCATAGGAATTTTCTTTGCATCTAAGCCAAAAGATAAAAATCATCCTTATGGACACAAAAAATTTGAAATTATAACCAGTCTATTTATAAGTGGTATGTTGTTTGTTATAGCAGTTAAGATAATTCTTAGTGCAGTATTAAGAATAACTAATCCAATTGTACCTTCTATAACTATAGAAAGTTTAATTGCTCTAGTTATTACGCTTTTTATAAATATTTTTGTATGTATGTATGAATATAGAGTTGGAACTAAACTGAATAGTTATGTTTTGATTTCAGATTCATTGCACACAAGAAGTGATATATTTGTATCTCTAGGAGTATTGGTTACTTTAGTTGGCGTTAAGTTAGGATTTCCAGTAATAATGGAATCTATAGTTCCTATTATTATTTCTGCATTTATAATTTATTCAGCTTATGGAATATTTAGGCCATCTATTGGAATTTTGGTCGATAGAGTAGCTGTAGATGAGGACTATATAAAAGAAATTGTATTTGAATTTAATGAGGTAAGGGATGTTCACAATATCAGAAGTAGAGGTAGCAAAAGTTCTATTTATATTGATATGCATGTAATGGTAGAACCATTTATAAGTGTAGAACAATCTCATGCTTTAACACACAAAATTGAGAAACAAATACAGGAAGAAATTAATGAAAATGCTCAAGTAATAGTCCATATTGAACCTTTTTATAGCTTTTAA
- a CDS encoding decaprenyl-phosphate phosphoribosyltransferase encodes MKQTNTNIRLLTKISDYIKLMRIKQYIKNFFVFSAIIFSSNILNINLLLNTFIAFVCFCLISSSVYALNDVIDMDKDKKHPKKCNRPVASGRISKKSANILFVVLALISICLSTVVNFNLSIILSLYLINNILYSIKLKNIILLDVFSISLGFILRVYAGCVAISVSLSNWIILCTFFLSLYLALGKRKKEIETLRGDAVEHRKILEDYDVENLNQMMIVILSSTIVCYALYSTSNPEKPHMIFTTIFVVYGVLRYNYIINTTNESNPTDIVLTDNALKINVILWIITCLVILIF; translated from the coding sequence ATGAAACAGACCAATACAAATATAAGGCTTCTTACTAAAATTTCAGATTATATAAAACTAATGAGAATAAAGCAATATATAAAGAATTTCTTTGTATTTTCAGCTATAATTTTTTCAAGTAACATACTAAATATAAATTTATTGTTAAATACGTTTATTGCATTTGTGTGTTTTTGTCTAATATCATCATCAGTATATGCGTTGAATGATGTTATAGATATGGACAAAGATAAAAAACATCCTAAAAAATGTAATAGACCAGTGGCAAGTGGAAGAATAAGCAAAAAAAGTGCTAATATACTATTTGTAGTATTAGCTTTAATTTCAATCTGTTTATCAACAGTTGTTAATTTTAATCTTTCTATAATTCTTAGTCTTTACTTGATAAACAATATATTATATTCTATTAAACTAAAGAATATAATACTATTAGATGTGTTTTCTATATCTCTTGGATTTATACTTAGGGTTTATGCAGGATGTGTAGCCATAAGTGTTAGTTTATCAAATTGGATAATTTTATGTACATTTTTCTTATCTCTGTACTTAGCTCTTGGAAAACGTAAAAAAGAAATAGAAACTTTAAGAGGTGATGCAGTTGAACATAGAAAAATACTAGAAGATTATGACGTAGAAAATTTAAATCAAATGATGATAGTTATATTAAGTTCTACAATTGTATGTTATGCATTGTATTCTACAAGTAATCCAGAAAAGCCACATATGATATTTACAACAATATTTGTAGTTTATGGTGTGCTTAGATACAATTATATAATTAACACTACAAATGAAAGTAATCCTACCGATATTGTCTTAACAGATAATGCTTTAAAGATAAATGTAATCTTATGGATAATTACATGTTTAGTAATATTGATTTTTTAG
- a CDS encoding haloacid dehalogenase-like hydrolase produces the protein MKKSVLLLDVDYTVINTDSMIDFFIYSLKNKTFKTVIKLPYIIFILFMYLIRIITLKRAKEAVFHPIVDFSEEDLKEFFDDCIMKKINESMKKIIYKNKEEHNVIIMITASPYAYMKYFKYYGFADEVIGTELFYENSRYKNQFIGENCKGIEKVERIKAVLGKLGIEIDYENSYAYSDSKSDLPMLSLTKNAFLVSKKNGEVIEQINL, from the coding sequence ATGAAAAAAAGTGTATTATTACTTGATGTGGATTACACTGTTATAAATACTGATAGCATGATAGATTTTTTTATCTACTCTTTAAAAAATAAAACTTTTAAAACTGTTATAAAGTTGCCATACATTATTTTTATTCTATTTATGTATTTGATTAGAATAATAACTTTGAAAAGGGCAAAAGAGGCAGTCTTTCATCCAATAGTAGATTTTAGTGAAGAAGATTTAAAAGAGTTTTTTGATGACTGTATAATGAAAAAAATTAACGAATCTATGAAAAAGATTATTTACAAGAATAAAGAAGAGCATAATGTTATAATTATGATAACTGCATCTCCATATGCATATATGAAATATTTTAAGTATTATGGTTTTGCAGATGAGGTCATAGGTACTGAGTTATTTTATGAAAATTCAAGATATAAAAATCAATTCATTGGAGAAAATTGTAAGGGAATTGAAAAAGTAGAAAGAATAAAGGCTGTATTAGGTAAGCTTGGGATAGAGATTGATTATGAAAATTCATATGCATATTCAGACTCTAAGAGTGATTTACCAATGCTTTCATTGACTAAAAATGCGTTTTTAGTTAGTAAAAAGAATGGTGAGGTTATAGAGCAAATAAATTTATAA
- a CDS encoding small multi-drug export protein: MSLRIGGNSLGYLHILILSMVPVTELRGAIPIGIAMGLNPIWVYVFGVIGSTLVSIPLILTFRHILQFLRGKKLFKGIADIIDRKINSRMKKLKSVSIIGIILFVGIPLPTTGTWTASAIASILKMRIKDAFMGVFFGNLLSGVIVSALSLHII; this comes from the coding sequence ATGTCACTTAGAATAGGAGGGAATAGTTTGGGATATTTACACATATTAATTTTATCTATGGTTCCTGTAACGGAATTGAGGGGAGCCATTCCTATAGGTATTGCAATGGGCTTAAATCCTATATGGGTTTACGTATTTGGTGTAATTGGTTCTACATTAGTATCGATTCCCTTGATATTGACATTTAGACATATATTACAATTTTTAAGGGGGAAAAAACTATTTAAGGGGATTGCTGATATAATTGATAGAAAAATAAACTCGAGAATGAAGAAATTAAAAAGTGTTTCAATAATTGGTATAATACTATTTGTAGGTATACCACTTCCAACTACAGGAACATGGACTGCATCTGCTATAGCTTCCATACTTAAAATGAGAATAAAAGATGCTTTTATGGGAGTATTTTTTGGTAATTTGCTATCAGGAGTTATAGTTTCAGCTCTTTCTCTACATATAATATAA
- a CDS encoding MATE family efflux transporter: MENSNANLGNESVGKLLFKLATPAIIAQIVNVLYNIVDRIFIGRMQSGEVAMAGVGVAFPIIIIITACSYLIGMGGGPLAAIKMGEQNNDDAEKIMSNSFSVLVILAILLTIGFQIGKEPLLWIFGASESTIGYSMDYLNIYLIGTVFVQISLGMNTFINTQGFATTGMMTVAIGALINIALDPIFIFGFNMGVKGAALATIIAQGVSAIWVLMFLFGKKSILKIKKKYMIPKASIILPVLGLGISPFIMQSTESLVLIALNSKLQMYGGDLAVGSMAIMSSIMQILMLPNMGLTQGAQPIISYNYGSGQLDRVKKTFKLCLLSCLTYSTILWGLLMIFPEFFVGIFNKNPQLLSMTSWSIKIYFAGAFMFGIQLACQQTFLALGKAKISLVLALLRKIVLLIPLIFILPTFFNEKLFAVILAEPVADITAATITAICFFIFYKSSLSKPKATEE, encoded by the coding sequence ATGGAAAATTCAAACGCTAACTTAGGCAATGAAAGTGTGGGTAAATTATTATTTAAACTTGCCACACCAGCTATTATCGCACAAATTGTAAATGTTTTATACAACATAGTCGATAGAATTTTTATTGGTAGAATGCAAAGTGGAGAAGTTGCTATGGCAGGTGTAGGAGTAGCATTTCCAATAATAATTATAATAACTGCATGTAGTTATTTAATTGGGATGGGAGGAGGACCGTTAGCTGCTATAAAAATGGGTGAGCAGAACAATGATGATGCAGAGAAAATAATGAGTAATAGTTTTTCTGTATTGGTGATTTTAGCAATACTTTTAACTATAGGTTTTCAGATTGGAAAAGAGCCTTTGCTTTGGATATTTGGAGCAAGTGAATCTACAATTGGATATTCAATGGATTATTTAAATATTTATCTAATAGGTACAGTATTTGTTCAGATTTCACTAGGTATGAATACTTTTATAAATACCCAAGGGTTTGCTACAACTGGTATGATGACCGTTGCTATAGGGGCTTTGATAAACATAGCACTTGACCCGATTTTTATATTTGGCTTTAATATGGGTGTAAAAGGAGCTGCATTAGCTACTATAATTGCACAAGGTGTTTCTGCTATTTGGGTACTAATGTTTCTTTTTGGAAAGAAAAGTATACTTAAGATAAAAAAGAAGTATATGATACCCAAAGCAAGTATCATCTTGCCAGTGCTGGGGTTGGGAATATCTCCATTTATAATGCAATCTACAGAAAGTCTAGTACTTATAGCCTTAAATAGTAAATTACAAATGTATGGGGGAGATTTAGCAGTAGGTTCAATGGCCATAATGAGCAGTATAATGCAAATTCTTATGCTTCCTAATATGGGACTTACACAAGGAGCACAACCAATAATAAGTTACAATTATGGTTCAGGTCAACTTGATAGAGTAAAAAAGACATTTAAGCTATGTCTATTGTCATGTCTTACATATTCTACCATCTTGTGGGGTTTACTGATGATATTTCCTGAATTTTTTGTTGGTATATTTAATAAGAATCCGCAGTTACTTAGTATGACTAGCTGGAGTATAAAAATATATTTTGCTGGTGCTTTTATGTTTGGAATTCAACTAGCTTGTCAACAGACATTTTTAGCACTTGGAAAAGCAAAAATATCTTTGGTTTTAGCTCTTCTTAGAAAAATTGTACTTTTAATACCTTTAATATTTATACTTCCAACATTTTTTAATGAAAAACTTTTTGCAGTGATTTTAGCAGAGCCAGTTGCGGATATAACAGCAGCCACTATAACAGCAATTTGTTTCTTTATATTTTATAAAAGTTCTCTATCAAAACCTAAAGCAACAGAAGAATAA
- a CDS encoding S1 RNA-binding domain-containing protein — protein sequence MFIMENDLTMQELLDQQEQVFSKVKVGELTTGKITAVRNDEVQLGLDYGFDGIIPISELNIEKNQYIEDLYHIGDEITAVITKVSQKDGTITLSKLQLDKRNDFAELQKAYDEHRIITVNVEKNIDKGVFANYNTYTFFIPISQLDTKFITDTSKFVGLNLEVYIKEFDIRKNRLVASHRDVLQERINKEREERRAQIKAEKEAERARIKQEREEEKARIKAAKEELFNSLEVGQKRDGKVTKIMPYGAFVDIGGIEGLAHINNLAWTRVESVEDVVSEGQEVEVYVLDVNEETKKIALALKDINNDPWDLIAKEVQIDDVVNAKVLRIIEKGAFVQIKEGVEAYLPISELSDTRVAKVTNVVNIGDEVKVKILDFKPKTKRMLVSIKEATREPEEDITEYLEVEESLGSIGELFKDKFKDLEV from the coding sequence ATGTTTATAATGGAAAATGATTTAACAATGCAAGAATTACTTGACCAGCAAGAACAAGTATTCAGCAAAGTGAAAGTTGGAGAATTGACAACTGGAAAAATAACTGCAGTGAGAAATGATGAAGTACAATTAGGATTAGACTATGGGTTTGATGGAATAATACCTATAAGTGAATTGAATATAGAAAAAAATCAATATATAGAAGATTTATACCATATAGGTGATGAAATAACTGCTGTAATAACAAAAGTATCTCAAAAAGATGGTACAATAACTTTATCTAAATTACAACTTGACAAAAGAAATGATTTTGCCGAGTTACAAAAGGCTTATGATGAACATAGAATAATAACTGTAAATGTTGAAAAAAATATAGATAAAGGTGTATTTGCTAATTACAATACATATACATTTTTTATACCAATCTCTCAACTTGATACAAAGTTTATTACAGACACATCTAAATTTGTTGGTCTTAACCTAGAAGTTTATATAAAAGAATTTGATATTAGAAAAAATAGACTTGTAGCGTCTCATAGAGATGTATTACAAGAGCGTATAAATAAAGAGAGAGAAGAAAGAAGAGCTCAAATTAAAGCAGAAAAAGAAGCTGAAAGAGCAAGAATTAAGCAAGAAAGAGAAGAAGAAAAAGCTCGTATCAAAGCAGCTAAAGAAGAATTATTTAACTCACTTGAAGTTGGACAAAAAAGAGATGGTAAGGTAACAAAGATAATGCCTTATGGTGCATTTGTGGATATTGGTGGGATTGAAGGATTAGCACATATAAATAATTTAGCTTGGACAAGAGTTGAAAGTGTTGAAGATGTTGTTTCAGAGGGTCAAGAAGTAGAAGTTTATGTGTTAGATGTAAATGAAGAGACTAAAAAAATTGCATTGGCATTAAAAGACATAAATAATGACCCTTGGGATTTAATAGCGAAAGAAGTACAAATTGATGATGTTGTTAATGCTAAAGTTCTTAGAATAATAGAAAAAGGGGCTTTTGTTCAAATTAAAGAAGGTGTAGAAGCATATTTACCAATATCTGAATTGAGTGATACTAGAGTGGCTAAAGTCACTAATGTTGTGAATATTGGAGATGAAGTGAAAGTTAAGATTCTTGATTTTAAACCAAAGACTAAAAGAATGTTAGTTTCAATAAAAGAAGCAACTAGAGAGCCAGAAGAAGATATAACAGAATACCTAGAAGTAGAAGAATCTTTAGGAAGTATTGGAGAGTTATTTAAAGATAAATTTAAAGATTTAGAAGTGTAA
- a CDS encoding phosphatase, with protein sequence MKKSIIDVHCHTLISGHAHSTFKENVEEAIKKNIKYLGISDHGPNMPGGPHPFYFYNLHLFPRRVQEVKILRGIEGNIMDYNGNLDVQEDMFQHLDYIIASLHRPCIASGTKEENTNAILKVMDKPKVKIIGHPDDSRYPLDYESIVKRAKDKNVLLEINNSSLSSNSHRTGAWENASHMLTLCKTYGVRVILGTDSHICYSIGEFENAEKVLKSVDFPDELVINYHEDEIIELFDIDF encoded by the coding sequence ATGAAAAAGTCTATTATAGATGTACATTGTCACACTCTAATAAGTGGACATGCACATAGTACTTTCAAAGAAAATGTCGAAGAAGCAATTAAGAAAAATATAAAATATCTAGGAATATCAGACCATGGACCTAATATGCCAGGAGGACCACATCCATTTTATTTTTATAATCTACATCTATTTCCACGTAGAGTACAAGAGGTAAAGATTCTTAGGGGAATAGAAGGAAACATAATGGATTATAATGGTAATTTGGATGTTCAAGAAGATATGTTTCAACACTTGGACTATATAATTGCAAGTCTGCATAGACCTTGTATAGCTTCAGGAACAAAAGAAGAAAATACAAATGCTATTTTAAAAGTTATGGATAAACCTAAGGTAAAGATAATTGGACATCCAGATGATAGTAGGTATCCTTTAGATTATGAATCTATAGTAAAGAGAGCTAAAGATAAAAATGTCCTTTTAGAAATAAATAATTCATCATTAAGTTCAAACTCTCATAGGACTGGAGCTTGGGAAAATGCAAGTCATATGCTAACATTATGTAAAACATATGGTGTAAGAGTAATTCTTGGCACTGACTCTCATATATGTTATTCTATAGGAGAATTTGAAAATGCAGAGAAAGTTTTAAAATCAGTAGATTTTCCAGATGAACTGGTCATAAATTATCATGAAGATGAAATTATAGAGCTTTTTGATATAGATTTTTAG
- the leuA gene encoding 2-isopropylmalate synthase: MKCRKYKRYDKMQIANRKWPDNEIFKAPIWCSVDLRDGNQSLPTPMSVNEKVRMFKMLIDTGFKEIEVGFPSASNTEYTFLRKLIDENMIPDDVTIQVLTQSRAHLIEKTFESIRGCKKAIIHLYNSTSTLQRDVVFNMSRQEIIDIAVEGAKLFNEEVKKYPETEFTFEYSPESFTGTEMDYALEICEAVIEVWKPTPQKKVIINLPSTVEMATPNVYADQIEWFCENISCRDSIILSLHTHNDRGTCTAASELGLLAGADRLEGTLFGNGERTGNMDIVNVGLNLYTQGIEPGLDFSNIDKIREIYEECTKLIVHDRHPYVGNLVHCAFSGSHQDAIRKGMIAMKNRDNDYWEVPYLPIDPHDIGREYKEIIRINSQSGKGGAVYIMETDYGFMIPKNMHSDFGNVVKMESDRIGEELSSEAIFNLFKKEYIDVESPYKVKKYKIKSMDELNYENDDSNDTNMIEMTARVTYMGNEQRIVGVGNGPVDSFNNALKQCGMKDYKFRYYWEHALEEGSHSRGVAYVGIEHNNKVYFGVSISENINTAAINALMNAINKSYIEEEVKNGDDYDAENLSQTC, translated from the coding sequence ATGAAATGTAGGAAGTATAAAAGATATGATAAAATGCAAATAGCAAATCGTAAATGGCCAGACAATGAAATATTTAAGGCTCCAATTTGGTGTAGTGTCGATTTAAGAGATGGAAATCAATCACTACCAACACCTATGAGTGTAAATGAAAAAGTCAGAATGTTCAAAATGCTTATTGATACAGGATTTAAAGAAATAGAGGTGGGATTTCCATCAGCATCAAATACAGAGTATACGTTTTTAAGAAAATTAATAGATGAGAATATGATTCCAGATGATGTGACTATACAAGTTCTTACACAATCTAGAGCTCATCTTATAGAAAAAACATTTGAATCAATAAGGGGATGTAAGAAAGCAATTATACATTTATATAACTCTACATCTACTCTTCAAAGAGATGTGGTTTTTAATATGAGTAGACAAGAAATAATAGATATAGCAGTTGAAGGGGCAAAATTATTTAATGAAGAAGTAAAAAAATATCCAGAGACAGAATTTACTTTTGAATATTCACCAGAGAGTTTTACAGGAACAGAGATGGATTACGCACTTGAAATATGTGAGGCAGTGATAGAAGTTTGGAAACCAACTCCACAGAAAAAAGTAATAATAAATCTTCCATCAACAGTGGAAATGGCAACACCAAATGTATATGCAGACCAAATAGAGTGGTTTTGTGAAAATATAAGTTGTAGAGATTCCATTATACTAAGTTTGCACACTCATAATGATAGAGGAACTTGTACAGCAGCAAGTGAACTTGGATTATTAGCTGGTGCAGATAGACTTGAAGGGACACTATTTGGAAATGGTGAAAGAACTGGGAATATGGATATAGTAAATGTGGGGCTTAATCTTTATACACAAGGAATAGAGCCAGGGCTAGATTTTAGCAATATAGATAAGATAAGAGAAATATATGAGGAATGTACAAAACTTATAGTACATGATAGACATCCATATGTAGGGAATCTTGTGCATTGTGCTTTTTCAGGTTCACATCAAGATGCTATTAGAAAGGGCATGATAGCAATGAAAAACAGAGATAATGATTACTGGGAAGTTCCATATTTACCAATAGACCCTCATGATATTGGAAGAGAATACAAGGAGATTATTAGAATAAACAGTCAATCTGGAAAAGGTGGAGCTGTTTATATAATGGAAACAGATTATGGATTTATGATACCTAAGAATATGCATTCTGATTTTGGAAATGTAGTCAAAATGGAATCTGATAGAATAGGGGAAGAACTTAGTAGTGAAGCAATCTTTAATTTATTTAAGAAAGAATATATTGATGTTGAGAGTCCTTATAAAGTTAAAAAATATAAAATAAAATCAATGGATGAACTAAACTATGAAAATGATGATTCTAATGATACTAACATGATTGAGATGACTGCAAGAGTAACTTATATGGGAAATGAACAGAGAATTGTTGGTGTAGGAAATGGACCTGTAGATTCATTTAATAATGCACTAAAACAATGTGGCATGAAAGATTATAAATTTAGATACTATTGGGAACATGCATTAGAGGAAGGGTCACATTCAAGAGGGGTAGCTTATGTAGGAATAGAGCATAATAATAAAGTCTATTTTGGAGTAAGCATATCGGAAAACATAAATACAGCAGCTATTAATGCACTTATGAATGCAATAAATAAAAGTTACATTGAGGAGGAAGTAAAAAATGGGGATGACTATGACGCAGAAAATCTTAGCCAAACATGCTAA
- the leuC gene encoding 3-isopropylmalate dehydratase large subunit yields the protein MGMTMTQKILAKHAKLNEVKKGQLIEADLDIVLGNDITSPVAIREFEKLGIEDVYDKTKVVMVLDHFTPNKDIKSAEQCKLTRSFAKSKGVVNFFDVGDMGIEHVLLPEKGIVTAGDVIIGADSHTCTYGALGAFSTGVGSTDMGAGMATGKCWFKVPGAIKFVLKNKPNKWISGKDIILHIIGEIGVDGALYKSMEFCGDGVEHLSMDDRFTICNMAIEAGAKNGIFPVDDKTMEYINSHRCRTITKDVNVYEADEDAVYDEVYEIDLAELKETVAFPHLPENTRTVDEINKDIKIDQVVIGSCTNGRISDLEVVAEIMKGKKVADGVRVMIFPGTQEVYLEAIEKGYITTFIKAGAAVSTPTCGPCLGGHMGILASGEKSISTTNRNFVGRMGHVDSEVYLASPAVAAASAITGKISKPSEII from the coding sequence ATGGGGATGACTATGACGCAGAAAATCTTAGCCAAACATGCTAAGTTAAATGAGGTTAAGAAAGGGCAGTTAATTGAAGCAGATTTAGATATAGTTTTAGGCAATGATATAACATCACCAGTAGCCATTAGAGAATTTGAAAAATTAGGAATTGAAGATGTTTATGATAAGACTAAAGTAGTGATGGTTTTAGACCATTTTACACCTAATAAAGATATAAAGAGTGCAGAACAATGTAAACTTACAAGAAGTTTTGCAAAATCAAAAGGAGTTGTAAATTTCTTTGATGTAGGAGATATGGGAATAGAACATGTTCTTCTTCCTGAAAAAGGTATAGTAACAGCTGGAGATGTAATTATAGGTGCTGACTCTCATACTTGCACATATGGAGCATTAGGAGCATTTTCTACTGGCGTAGGTTCAACTGATATGGGAGCAGGTATGGCTACAGGAAAATGTTGGTTTAAGGTTCCTGGAGCAATAAAATTTGTTTTGAAGAACAAGCCAAATAAATGGATAAGTGGTAAAGATATAATACTTCATATAATAGGTGAGATAGGTGTTGATGGCGCACTTTATAAGTCAATGGAATTTTGTGGGGATGGAGTAGAACACTTATCTATGGATGATAGATTTACCATTTGTAATATGGCAATAGAGGCAGGAGCTAAAAATGGAATTTTTCCAGTAGATGATAAGACTATGGAATATATAAATTCACATAGGTGTAGAACGATAACAAAAGATGTAAATGTATATGAAGCAGATGAAGATGCAGTCTATGATGAAGTATACGAAATAGATTTAGCTGAACTAAAAGAAACAGTAGCCTTTCCTCATCTTCCTGAAAATACTAGAACAGTAGATGAGATTAATAAAGATATAAAAATAGACCAAGTTGTAATAGGTTCTTGTACGAATGGAAGAATATCAGACCTTGAAGTAGTAGCTGAAATAATGAAAGGTAAAAAAGTTGCAGATGGAGTTAGGGTTATGATATTTCCTGGAACTCAAGAAGTATATCTTGAAGCTATAGAAAAGGGGTATATTACTACTTTTATAAAGGCAGGAGCAGCAGTTTCTACACCAACTTGTGGACCATGTTTAGGGGGACATATGGGAATACTTGCATCAGGTGAAAAATCTATTTCAACAACAAATAGGAACTTCGTAGGAAGAATGGGGCATGTTGATTCAGAGGTGTATCTTGCAAGCCCAGCTGTAGCAGCAGCATCAGCTATAACTGGAAAAATATCAAAACCATCAGAGATAATTTAA
- the leuD gene encoding 3-isopropylmalate dehydratase small subunit, producing MIANGNVFKFGDNIDTDVIIPARYLNIADYKELAMHCMEDIDDKFVSKVKEGDIIVATKNFGCGSSREHAPIVIKESGVSCVIASTFARIFFRNSINIGLPILECEEAVNNIEEGDNIEVDFSTGVIKNITKGKEYKAEPFPEFMQNIILNEGLINSIKLNRG from the coding sequence ATGATTGCTAATGGAAATGTTTTTAAATTTGGTGATAATATAGATACAGATGTAATAATACCAGCTAGATATTTAAATATAGCTGATTATAAAGAACTAGCAATGCATTGTATGGAGGATATTGATGATAAATTTGTTTCTAAGGTAAAAGAAGGAGACATTATAGTTGCAACTAAAAACTTTGGTTGTGGTTCATCAAGAGAACATGCTCCAATTGTAATAAAAGAAAGCGGAGTATCCTGCGTGATTGCTTCTACTTTTGCTAGAATATTTTTTAGAAACTCTATAAATATAGGGCTTCCTATACTTGAATGTGAAGAAGCTGTTAATAACATAGAGGAAGGGGATAATATAGAAGTAGATTTTTCTACAGGTGTGATAAAAAATATAACAAAAGGAAAAGAATATAAGGCAGAACCATTTCCGGAATTTATGCAAAATATTATACTAAATGAAGGTTTAATTAACTCAATAAAATTAAATAGGGGGTAG